Below is a genomic region from Microbacterium galbinum.
GCGAAGATCGCCGAGGTCAAGGCCGGCATCATCAAGGACGGCGCAGCCGTCGTCTCGGCGCAGCAGCCGGCCGAGGCAGCCGAGGTGCTGCGCCGAGTCGCCGCCGAGCGGGGAGCGACGATCGCCTTCGAGGGCGACGACTTCGGCCTCGCCGAGCAGAAGCTGGCGGTCGGCGGGCAACTGCTCACCATCCGCGGCCTGGCCGGCGATTACGTCGAGGAGTACCTGCCGATCTACGGCGCCCACCAGGGCCACAACGCCGCCCTCGCCGTCGCGGCGGTCGAGTCGCTCATCGGTGGAGCGGCGCAGCGGATCGCCGACGACATCATGTCGGAGGGTCTGCAGGGCGCCACGTCGCCCGGCCGCCTGCAGCTGCTGGGTGTCGCCCCGACCGTCGTCGTCGACGCCGCCCACAACCCGCACGGCGCGAAAGCGCTCGTGCAGGCGCTGGACGACAGCTTCGACTTCGACGAGTGGGGTGTGGTGCTCGGGGTCCTGGCCGACAAGGATGCCGCGGGCATCGTCGCGCAGCTCGCTCCTGCGGCGGCGCACGTCTTCGCCACGGCCCCCGACTCCGATCGCGCGTCGGACGCCGATGTGATCGCCGACCTCGTCGAGCAGACGGGACAGCGCGCCACCGTGCATCCGACCCTCGCCGATGCGGCCGATGCCGCGCGGGAGTGGGCCGCGTCCAACGACCGCCGAGCGGTCGTCATCGCCGGATCGGTCGTGCTCGCGGGCGAGGCGATCGCCCTCGCCGAGGAAGAGGACTGGAAATCCGGGTGGCGCGCATGACCTCCAGCGCCGCCGGCGGACGCGCTCCACGCCCGCCCCGTCCGCCTCGTACCCTCGTGCAGAAGCTCGCGCCGGTCGTGCTCGGCTTCGAGTCGATCGTCGTGTTCCTCGTCGGACTCACGATCTTCGGCCTGCGCTCGCTCCCGCCGGCCATCCCGCAGTGGTGGGGGATCGTGGGCGGCATCGTGATGGCGCTGGTCTGCATCGCCATCGCCGGGATGATCACCCGGCCCTGGGCCATCACCGCAGGGTGGATCGTGCAGGTCATCATCGCCCTGTCCGCGATCCTGGTTCCGTCCATCCTGTTCGTCGTCCTGATTTTCGGCGGCATGTGGGCGTATGCGACCATCAAGGGGGCGCGGGTGGATGCACAACGCCCGACCGAGCCCTCGACCGAGACTCAGACAGAGAGTGAATGACATGGCCACCGAAGAAACCCTCGTCCTCGTCAAGCCCGACGGCGTCGCTCGCGGCCTCACCGGCGCGATCCTCGCCCGCATCGAGGCGAAGGGCTACGCGCTCGTCGACATCCGCCTCGTCGAGCCCGACCGCGACCTGCTCGCCGCGCACTACGCCGAGCACGAGGGAAAGCCGTTCTATGAGCCGCTCCTCGAGTTCATGCTGTCGGGGCCGTCGGTCGCGATCCGCCTCGCCGGCAACCGCGTGATCGAGGGATTCCGTTCCCTCGCCGGCACGACCGACCCGACGACCGCAGCCCCCGGCACGATCCGCGGCGACTTCGGCCGCGACTGGGGCCTCAAGGTCCAGCAGAACCTCGTGCACGGCTCGGACAGCCCCGAGAGCGCCGCACGCGAGCTCGGCATCTGGTTCGACTGAGTCGCACTGCAGGAGAAAGGCCCGTCCGCTTCGGAAGCGTACGGGCCTTTCTCGTGCGCGGGTCGGATCAGAAAATGATCTTGGCCATCTCGCCCAGGAAGTCCAACCCCTGGAGCTGAGCGAGAAGGATGATGATGGCGTAGGCGACGATCGTCATCAGCGGGACCCACTGCATGAGCTTGTCTGCGCGCCCCTGAACCCGCTCGTTCTGGGAGAACGTCCCGTTTCGCGTGAGGTGGATCATCGTCGCGAAGAACGTCGGGATGGTGACTGCCCAGGTGACCATGCACCACGGGCAGAGAACGAAGAGGTCGTAGAGGCTCTGTCCGATCAGCCAGCAGACGAGGCCGAACGCGAAGGTGATTCCAGCGCCGAACGCGGCCCAGAACCAGCGGGGGAAGCGGGCTCCCGCAAGCACTGCGACCCCGACGACGAGCGGAGCCATCCAGCCTGTGAGTCCCATGATCGGATTGGGGAAGCCGAACACTGAGCCCTGCCAGGACTCGAGATTCTTGCTGCACTGGATGAAGGGGCTGAGATCGCACCCGAGCGCTTCGCTCGGGTTTTCGAGAAGTGTGAACTTTTCGACTGTGAGCTGGAAGGCGGCGAACCAGCCGATCACGCTCGCGATGATCAGCCAGACGGCGAAGATGACGGGGCGGGTGCGCTGCTCGCTCATCTGAGGATTATCTCAGCGACGGCTATGGATCGGGCGAGAACGGGGCCGGAGAAAATCTCCGGACGTGCACGGATGCCGCATTCTGCGGAACTTGGTGCGATAATGGCCTGTGACGCGATGAGCGGCCCAGCCGTGACACGTGTCGACGCAGACTTCGGGGCCCATGCCCCACGCGACCAGAGCTACGAGCCGGTCGCAGATCGAGTGAGTTCGCGGCACCCGCGGGTGCCGCATGAGTTTCGCGGAACACTCCGGTGATCCGCGCAGGGAGCAAGCCAGAGATGGCCGATGAGAACAATGACAACAACACCCCTACCCTCGACTTCCCGGCTGACGCCGCGGAAGAGCTGACGGAGTCCCCGACTCCCGAGGGCGAGACTCCGGAAGACGAGGCCCCGGCCGAGTCGGATGCTCCCGCAGAGGTCGCACAGGTCGAGGAGACCCTCGTGGCCGAGGACGAGTCCTCAGTCCCGGAAGAGTCCGCGGTCGAGGAGCCCTCGGCTGAGGAGAAGCCCGTGGCCGAGGAGCCCCCGGTCGAGGCGCCTGCCGCTCCCGAGGCACCTGCCGCTCCCGAGGAGCCCGCCGCGGTCACCGCCGTGTCGCTGGGTCTGCTCCCCGAGGTGTTCGTGTCGCAGGTCTCCACCCAGCTGCACTTCTACGCCCCCGAGATCGTGCCGCTGCCGGCACGCCCCGGTCGTGGCCCGGCTCCCGAGCGCGAGCTCGACGATGCCGACGGTGGTCGTCGCGGTCGCCGCCGTCGGGGCGGATCCGAGGGTGACGACCAGCGCGATGCTCCCCGTCAGCGCCAGCGCGTCGTCGAGTACATCACCGAGCCGAAGGCGATCAAGGGCTCCACGCGTCTCGAGGCCAAGAAGCAGCGCCGCCGTGACGGACGCGACGCCGGTCGCCGCCGTCCGGTCGTCACCG
It encodes:
- a CDS encoding bifunctional folylpolyglutamate synthase/dihydrofolate synthase, which gives rise to MSARERADAVYETLLGRAGERWVQPRKERTARILAFLDDPQRTYRVVHITGTNGKTSTARMIESLLRAHGLRTGLFTSPHLERFTERIMIDGEPIDDAAVADAWDEIAPFVEIVDAELEAAGDAPLTFFELLTVLAFVAVADAPVDVLVLEVGMGGEWDSTNTADGDVAVFSPIDIDHADRLGDTIAKIAEVKAGIIKDGAAVVSAQQPAEAAEVLRRVAAERGATIAFEGDDFGLAEQKLAVGGQLLTIRGLAGDYVEEYLPIYGAHQGHNAALAVAAVESLIGGAAQRIADDIMSEGLQGATSPGRLQLLGVAPTVVVDAAHNPHGAKALVQALDDSFDFDEWGVVLGVLADKDAAGIVAQLAPAAAHVFATAPDSDRASDADVIADLVEQTGQRATVHPTLADAADAAREWAASNDRRAVVIAGSVVLAGEAIALAEEEDWKSGWRA
- a CDS encoding vitamin K epoxide reductase family protein; amino-acid sequence: MSEQRTRPVIFAVWLIIASVIGWFAAFQLTVEKFTLLENPSEALGCDLSPFIQCSKNLESWQGSVFGFPNPIMGLTGWMAPLVVGVAVLAGARFPRWFWAAFGAGITFAFGLVCWLIGQSLYDLFVLCPWCMVTWAVTIPTFFATMIHLTRNGTFSQNERVQGRADKLMQWVPLMTIVAYAIIILLAQLQGLDFLGEMAKIIF
- a CDS encoding DUF4233 domain-containing protein, with the protein product MTSSAAGGRAPRPPRPPRTLVQKLAPVVLGFESIVVFLVGLTIFGLRSLPPAIPQWWGIVGGIVMALVCIAIAGMITRPWAITAGWIVQVIIALSAILVPSILFVVLIFGGMWAYATIKGARVDAQRPTEPSTETQTESE
- the ndk gene encoding nucleoside-diphosphate kinase, whose translation is MATEETLVLVKPDGVARGLTGAILARIEAKGYALVDIRLVEPDRDLLAAHYAEHEGKPFYEPLLEFMLSGPSVAIRLAGNRVIEGFRSLAGTTDPTTAAPGTIRGDFGRDWGLKVQQNLVHGSDSPESAARELGIWFD